The window TGCTAGAAGCAGAAGATAACTTTGCAACTTAAGAGAATTAGGTTTTGTCCAATGAGTGTTTAGTGTGTATTATATGTAAGAGACATAATTATGCAATATGGTTACTGTTTTTCCAATACCTATTACTTCACCTTAGTTGTTCCTAGCTGCTCCCTTCCTTCTTGTCCTCCTGCTAGTAACTCTATATCAGTCTTCACTATTTGAAATTACAGAAGTTATCAATATCTGTGATGGGTCATTAAAAGCCAGTTCCCCTCTCAGAACGATCCCTGCTCATTTGTATGAAATTCACCTATCAGTTAATGTAAGATTTCATTGCTGGTTTCTGTTTGAACATATCATACCAAGACAGGTGAAATAAGCCTTGCTATTCCATTTGATAGCTTGCTATTGAAATGGATTAAATTTTggcaagcaaataaaaaataagaagactAGAGCTATTACTATACATGAGGTTTTAGAATCTTAATGCTAGACCTGGACCTTTGTTTCTACAGGGAGTTACCtatctgctgcttgcttttttaaGTTAAGAGTTCAGAAATAGCATTCATCCTTTAACTAGCAATGCAGGAAGGCATTACTGCATGAACAGAGCTGGGAATGGTTTGAACTCTAATTGGAGCTTGCAGGGATACAGAAGGTACGAAGTTAAACAAAGCTTCTCTGACTACTATCATCAGGTGTAACGAATATGTCATAGTTGTCTTTAGTTTGGCATGGCATTAGTGAAAGTGCTGCAGTGATGTGACTGATAGATGTTTTGATCTACATTAAAAGGTATTTACCCTTGTGGTAGCCTCTCATAGCAGATGACAGGAGTGTTTGATGCACTTTAGGACACGTGGATGGCTTGCTCGCCTAGTTACAGTATTTGTGTAAGCCTTGCCTTTGTGCACTTTCAGGTGACCTGACAGATGCAAAGACAAGAGATAAACTGGGATCTGAGCAGGTagaagcagaatggaaaacttACCACTCAATCCTGAAGAGATCAAGGGTCATGGAAAAAACCAAGTGGATAGACATCAAAGGGAATCATGGtaagaaggaaattaaacacctctttctttcctgagaTTACAGAGCTGATTTAGATATTAGAATATAgaggtaaaataaaaatcaaaaaaatCTAGTACTTAGTAGCACGTTAGTGGTGGCTGTGAACCAGTAGAAGGGCTTGCCATCTACCTTTTTGCTTCCCCAAGGGCACACTTTGTTTAGAGGCACTTTCTGGAATATTAGTACAAGGGAAGGAATCTTCGTTTGTTGCTTTTGCCTTTCAAATGGTAGAACAGAGCTTCAGATGTTAGTTCCCAGGTCATTAGTTTATATACCCcattttttaattgaagagCAAACTGTAACCTTACCCtactgaagaaatgttttgaaCTTACTTTTCATAGACCTGCTCCCACAAGTTTAAGTTTGAAAGTGTCACACATTCAGCATGTAAAGaaaatttggtttcttttgaaCAGAAAGAACTCATAGAGTTTGTACACACCCTAGTTGTTGCTACATTCTAAGCAGTCAAACACAGCTAACAACTTGTAAGCTATTTAAGCCAGCTATTTCAAGAAGAGCAAAACTAGGAAGCCTAGCACTTGGGAGAAAAAAGTGCATATGTTCTCATATACTGCCCATATATGACTTTTTACTCCTATTTCGCTATCAGGCTGCTGTTACCAGCCTTAATGATGGACTTCAGCTGCAGGAGAAACCTTCCTAAGTTGCTGTCTGTTTTATACACACTTTTTTTCGGATGCTGTTGctactttattttccttgcGTAAGTTAGATCTTACCTAGAGAGAGTGCACCCAGTCCAAAAAGCCTTATGGCCAAAGCAGGAACGCATGGTTAGCTTTTAGCTACTAAATGACAATTTACATTCCCAAAACAACTTTAGCTTTGAATTGAAACTTATGTGAGAAAACTCTTCTTGCTTTTAGGTCTACTGCATCAAGTATATTCTGTGCCTGCTGAGAAAGCTTTATTTCaacataaggaaataaaatacagaggTCAATAATCAATTtgatcttaatttctttttttctctcccttacAGATTCATTCAACATTCCACACCTAAATAGCATTCGGAATTATTACAGGTACTTTTATTTACCATTATATTCAAGATCAAACTCACTAGACAatattgttttcagtttcacatATATGTGTTTTTCACTGGCTTTCCTGTAGTCCAGTATCATATTTGCTATTCCCCCTCTCATTTCTGTTGCCAGTTAGTAGACCAGACTAGATTGGGTAAATAGAGCACTTTGCACAGACTTATTTCTTATCCCTCTGTGTTTTGTAATTGAACATACTGTAAATGTGCCTGTGGCTAGGAAATGTTCTGTTACATGTTCAGTTTCCTCAGAGCAGTTGCATGATGTATTTCTGTTCCCAGAGAatgcttttcctcctcaaaatatatgaaagaaaagaaaaagaaagagagtacttcactttttaaaatgctctttctGCATGCCCAGGAGGGCTTTCCATGTCATATGGGTCTAAATTTTTCCAAGCCATTTTAGAAAACTGCAAGTAGAACAGGAAGAAGGCGGTGATGTGACGTGATGTGAAGAAGGTGATGATGTGTGGATACATGTTCTTGAGGAatgcatttcatatttaaatgtgAAGATAAGTGGGGAAACTTCCCTTTCTTCAACTGGCTATTTTGCTTGCACATTGTAAAAGTAACCTCAGTTGTAACTTGTGTTTAACTTTGTGCCCTTCACATCTGAATACAAAGTCTTGTTTCATAATTTTGGTAGTGCTTTCCGCTTTGACTCTTTGGAACTGGAGGAGGACTTGGAAATCTAAACTCAATTTTAATTCAGTCTCTTAAGCTACCCACTGTTCAATAAGACAACAGATTAAATATCTGATATCTGAGCAGATATATTTCCCCATAAATTCTGTGGGATAGGATCCTAcaacagctgcattttcagGAGAACATGGAATTCACATGTGGATTTACCATAAAGGGATGAATTTAGGGTGCTAACAAGACTTTTGGATGTGCTAGTGCAATGCAGTGCACATCCCTGTATCTTTTGCCACAGTTGTGGCTACATGACAATCTATTACCAGTTTTCCACTCTAGTGTAAGACTGCTATCAGAAGTCCTAGTGACACACATGGGaagatgcagcagcagtgaatttGCCAGATCATCCATGAATTGTTGCTTGGACTGGACAAGCTTATTATTTGGAAAGATGAATGGGTCACCTGCCTCTGCTTTACACTGAAGATGAACTGATAGTGTAGGCTTAAATTTTAAACTAACAATACTGCGTGTGCCTTTAGCATAGGAGAATAGACCAAACTGTTCTAACTTACTAACACGAAGAGGGAAAAGAGTGTTCAGCTGATGGGGGAAGGAACATCACGGCACTGATAACAACTAAGGAGACAGTAAATAAGACCAAGGCTGCCAGCCTTCAAGATAGCAGAGTGGCGCCTAATGCAGAGCGagactggaacagaacagaagcaaggacataCCAACTGCTAGCTCAGCACTAGGACCCTGCAAGCGTGCACAAGCACTGAGGTTattcagtaaacacagtgaggaagactACCAGTGACCACTGTCAtagaaagacagaaattttAGGATATGAGCCTGAGTTTCCAGTGTTCTAACAGTTTTCTTATTGAAGTTCATAATAATAACTTTAACATAAAGATGGTGTTGGGAGTACTGATTTATATCTGAaacttgtttttaatatattggCTTCAGGACAACCTTTCTGGCAATTTCCCCGTTTATTCTGACTGGTGGAGGAACAGTGATATGAACTGCTTTCATGATATGAACTGCTTTCAGTGATATGAACTGCTTTCATGAATGGCTGTGTTCAAACTATAGTCATCATCTGAACTCAGGGATGTTTTAGCTTCCACATATCATGCAGGGAgttaaaagaaacccaaccacATCACCCCAAAAGCCCCAAGAGcgaaaaaaacaaaactccccCCCCAACAAATTTTAGTTAATCTCAGctttacttaaaattattttagttacataatttaaattttaattgtgCAATTTAGTAGGTACCATTTGTTGTAATGTTACCTGTCTTTGCCAAAGGAGGATCTGTGCAATTCCCATCTAGCATAAACCACTTCCCTtttagaagttaaaaaaaatgaaaataaatgttgtcaatggaagaagagaaagcaacGAATATATTCATTATTACATGAATTTATCATAGCAAATATTAGCATAAAACCATGGAGGGGAAAAACGGTGAAATTAGTTGGCATGTCTTGTGCGTCCTTCCCTGTTTACAGAACTCTCTAAGAGTATTTCAAGATTAAGATTCAAGAGTGTAGTTAGCATCAGGTAACATGCGAAAGAGCAGCAACGCTTTTTGCTCTCATCTCCTACTCTGTGTAATTCTGATGACATTCCACAAGTACCAGGAAAACTAGTAAGATTTGCTATGTCAAGAAATGAATAAGAGCAATAAACAAGAGCAGCCTATAGCTGCATCCTTTGCTATGTATAAGGTTTGGTGTGGTGTTGTGTTTCTGGTTTGGATCTTCTGAAAAACAACTGGAAATGTTCAATATTTCTTTGGTTCAAGATCATATTTCATTAGCCAACAGCTGATCATTCTACATCAGAGTAACGTAAGAGACCTTcaacaaatcatagaatcatagaaagattagggctggaaaggaccttaggatcatctagttccaaccctctgccatgggcaggagcagtgGAGACAAGACTTGATGTCCCTGATATTTCTAGATAAGCAAGGAAAATTCTTTTTGAAAAACTATTTCAGATACCAGCAATAAGCACAAGTCACtaacttattttcctttgcaggcCTCCTTTAACTAAGAGTTGTGTAAGATCCTGCTGTCCCTTCATGTTGCCTATTTGTTTTGCATCATTTATGCTGCTGGCCTATCCTTTATCCATAAGAACATACCACGTAGCTCAGGGAAAGTGTATTTATGctaatgcttttttaaatgtttgtgtaCTAACCTGCTGCTTGTCTTACATGAGATATGTGATGCATCTTTAAGTACAGAATTTCAATGCCATTGATGTTTTAGAAGAGCCTTTACTGCATTAACAAGGTGGAACTAGATCTAATGCAAGAAATTTTGCATTCATACTACACAGGTCATTTTTGCCAACGTTACAAGCTTTCCTAACAGtaatatttcaattttattttggCAGGAAATACTCTGCCTGGCATAAAGATGGCTCATTCCATTACATCCACACCACCCCTTTTGGGAACTATTCATTCATCTGTGTGGATGCCACACTAAGCCCAGGCCCTAAGAGACCCTATAATTTCTTCGGGATTTTGAACACGGTATTTTATGAGTCTTGGCATTCCATTTTGCTGATGGTTTACTGCTATAATGGcttgtttgggggtttgtttggctttttttttataaagaagaaCTGTCTGGAAGATTTGTGCTCATCTAAAAGAGTCTTTATGTTTTGAAGTTATTAGGCATTTGGGATATTTACTTAGAAAAGTGAGTCTGTCACTTAACGCATAAAGtatctgtattttctctcttaaatAATTCAGTACAAAAATGTCAAATTAGACATTTTAAGGACACTGTCAGCAGTTTCTTAGCATTTAGCTAGGCTTGCTTGAGAATTTCCTTATATGCTGtgaagtttaaaacaaaatcaaactttctcatttctcatctcctttttgctttgttagatgctttttttgttgttgttgctaaTATTACAGATTAGAGAGTTGCACTTCTCAGTGTGATAATTCGAAAGATAATGCTATAGAGAAATGTGGCATTTATGAAAGTGAGGTCTGATCCGAGACCACAAAATTTATACAGTATTGTTTTgagaatcgtagaatcatagaatagttagggttggaaaggacctcaagatcatccagttccaacccccctgccatgggcagggacacctcacactaaaccatatcacccaaggcttcatccagcctggccttgaacactgccagggatggagcattcacaacctccctgggcaacccattccagtacctcaccacccttacagtaaagaatttcttccttatatccaatctaaacctctgctgtttaagtttgaacccgttaccccttgtcctatcactacagtccctaatgaatagtccctcaccagcatccctgtagccccccttcagatactggaaggctgctatgaggtaaCATTAATCCCAATGTTTCAACCACATATCATCTTAGATAATATTTTGCttccctttaatttttttctgtgtagtttATTGATAGGATTTTGTTCTGAGATACTCTTCTGAGGTGTTGGCAGAGAGTTACTGGGTTCTGGTAAAGCGATGTCATGTTTTGCCTATGATAAAGACctcagggaaaaggaaaaagttctcCCTCTAATCTTGTCTAAAGAAGGCTGGACATCTAATGAAGTGTTTGTAAAGTGCTTGGTGATGCTTAGATAAAAGGTGATGTAGGAGTGTCCAGTACTGTTCTCCCTGTTTACTGTAATCCATAGTGGGTGCAGTAGATTTGCAGACAAACTCTCAAGAACCTAAGAAATGCTGTTGAGTCTAGAGCTCCTTGGCTGCAGTAAGTCAAGGATTTCCTTGCTATTTACCTGTAGCAGGAGTCCAGAGAGCATCATTTGCAGATTTTTGCACAAATCTGAAGGTAGATACCTGTAAGAATTAAACCTCTGCCaggaatttgaaaaataaattagatttGTATTAGTGATTTGATTTCATAGCTtagataaaaatattcttaaagcCCAATGCATGAAGGCAAAGGAAGAATCATTTCACTTGATAAGCCCATTACATTAACCCAGAATGGTATTCtggatttattctttttgaatatacctttatttctgtttgctttgttcatacccttcagtgtttttttttcaggtaggAGGGAAAAGAATATGTTGGTGGTTCTCTGCATTACTCTAAAAGATGATCTGCAAAATGGTGGAAGAGTGGATTTAagttcttttctggttttatttttcctgcctaCTCTGTTAGACTTTGAGATCCTATTAGTATTGGGATTCTCTCTGGACAGTGAGTGGATTATTTAATATCGGAAGTCAGACAGGTAAAGGAGAGCAATTTTACCTTCCTTGTAAAGTGTTGGTTTTGCTTAACTTTAACAGCAATGGCTGAGTAATATTTTCAAGATTCAGTGTCATAATTCATCCAGTTAAATGACTGAAGCATATGGTGCACAGTTTGTGGTCTATCATACCTATAAAGGCTGCCTAACAACTTAAGAGATAATATGGATGATAATTATAAGGTAAAGATGTTTGTAAGGTCAACTCAAGTGTGTTGTCTTTGACTATATAAATAAGTAGCAGAACAGATAGAAATACAATTTACAAAATCCTTCTTTATATTGTACTTTTCCTATGTTCACTTGCAAGGAAGGTGTTCAGTGTCTTggtcttgctttctttttccagcacTGGGTTTTAGGGATAGGTCTAGTAATACATTTTGGTCATGCCCAGGTCCCAGGGGCAACTGAGAGTATTCTCTTCATTAgtgtctttctgctttccttttactGTTCTTTCCAAGTAGCCTGAATGTTAAACAGCTTTGTTTGGTTGTCTTTCAAACACCTGCATGTTTCAGAATCAAATGAAAGAACTGTCTTTAATGGCAACACAAAGTCTGCGCAGCAATCATACAGTCTGGTTTGGCCATTTTCCCACCTCAACAATCATCTCCCCAGCCCCAGGAATACGAGCATTGATGAGGTAAgagttttcttttattcatgtatattttcattctgaagtACATTTCTTGCCCCTCTTCACATCCTTGTCTGTcacttttcaggttttttgcAGTGGTATTTTCTTCTTATCCAAATAATCACAATTCTTATGTTCTTTTATTAGTTCTGCCACAGCCTATTTATGTGGACATCTCCATACACTGGGTGGGCTCATGCCAGTCTTGCATAGTCAGCACCGTGGCGGCACTCTGGAACTTGAATTGGGAGACTGGATGGATAATAGGAGGTAAGTAAACCCTAAGTGAGCAAATTGTCATATGGAGCCTACTGGTTATGCTGTGATTCCCTTTTATGCTGTCTGGAGAACTTGCAAGAAGCATTAGATCTGCCTGACTTGTTATTACTATTGATGTGTTTGAAAAATTTCTCTATGTGTaactttgggatttttttttcctctatacCAACAGTCTGCTAATAAATTGAGTAATTTTTAGATTAAACCTTgatatttagaaattaaaaagaatgtcCATTTAGGATGCATTTAGTATTCAAATAGACAAATAAATTGTAATAAACTTCAGCATCACTACTTCAAAATATCCATGTTTTGCACCAGCTGTTAGAATTTTAGAGACAAAAACAGTCTACCTAGGAAATATTACCTTAGCAGTGTATCAAAAAGTGTCTGATGCTACATGAAATGTGTAGTAGTATATTAGCTTGTATATTAGCATTTATCCTGCAGTAATCTCAATAAAGATACTTGTATGCCTTCAGGAAGAGAGCACACTGAGGTCTATGTCAACTAGAGTACCTACCTGGACACTGTAGTAATatacattttatttgaattctGTAATGTTCATTTATCTGATTCATGTGCAAAATTCAATAGATGTTGACATTTGGAATTTTGAGTAATGCTTGAGTgatttataaaaaaatgaagctgatCAGAGGTAACCAGCTGTACAGTTAGTACAGGAGAGTTGGTTAAGAAAGGATCAGCtacagaagagaaatgaaaagtaaaagaaacaagttCTGTTTTGGACCTTGGGAAACATGGGAATCAGCTGGGCATGCAGTAGTTTGTATTAacaaatttttttcctttcattatagGTACCGGATCCTTGCATTTGATCATGACCTCCTGAGCTTTGCAGATCTTACCTTTGAAGAATGGCCTGTAGTGCTCATCACCAATCCCAAATCCTTCCTTTACAGCAGTGCTGCTCATGAACCACTAGACAAAATTCTTTATTCCACTCATATCAGGTACCCTGTAATCTCCTGATTTTACAATATTTAACTATATTATGATAGTTGGGATCATTTTTGATTATAATGTGCATCTATATGTGCATATACAtgaacccttttttttaaatgtatctgTCAGTTGTTCTCAGATTTCACTTTTCTCTGGAAGATTGttcctgagacctcactttgTATCATATCTGCAATAAAAGGAGATGATATAGAACAAGttcatgttaattttatttacgCAGTTATTTCCCTTGAAGTCAGTTGAACTTACTTATGTAACCAAAGCTGGTAGAGTTAGATTAACACATAATTTGTGTTATTTAACTTACATGGTCATGCTGCCTCCATTGATTTGGAgattttgtctgtatttttccaagtattttctCTATTTGCATTGGACTTCTTCATCTCTTGTGATTTCAGTTTTACATTCTTTATATATTAAAACAGCTTATGGCTCTGCCAATTTTCATATTGAGCTTAAGTCTCTCCATCTTCccatttttaccttttctatttttttaatttgtttttcaaatttcTGTGCCCTTTACAACATCTTATATTTGCTGTTAGACTAATACACATGGAATACATCAGTATATTACATACAAAGTATGACAAGCAAAGGAAGTTTGTTGTACTTTTCAGTTAGGAAGCAGTGTCCTACTAAGCTTACCTACTTTACAGTTTCTTATTTAGAGCCTTATCTGAACATTCTTATAATTATACTAAATAGATGAACTGCAGAATCATTCACCATAACTATGTGAGATGCTGTCATTTGCCTAAAACATGGTCTGGAATGCCTTCTGTATTgccagaaatgaaagaaattgtACGTGCAATATATTGAGTCTATATTAGTTATTCAGTTCTCTGAATATGAGCACTTCCAAGTGATATCCATTTGTTGGTATCTCAAATCTGTATTACTTGTCTTGTGTTCCACTCCATTTCTTATAAATTCGGTTACAAAGACTGAGAGGTTATATTCTGActagcaaaaaggaaaattaaaataagaggGAGGGGAACAAATAAACCCGAGAACAAAGGCCTTTAGAGAGAGAGACTGGTAATTTTCATTGAAGACATCTCCATTATTTGGttatgtgtctgtatgtgtgcaGGAGGATTTGtgatagaaaatgttttaacagtGGCAAGAGTTCTAAGATCATGTCTGTTAGGACCTGAAGATGTCTGCCACTTCTTATCTGTTCCACAGACCAGTTTTCTATCCTATTCTTTTGCACAATACAATACAAAACTTTTTAACTGTAGCATTGGCCTTACAGATGTTTCATCAGTTTAATTTCTAACTCTTTTGAACTCTGAAGTAGAAGAGTTCAACACTTTAGGGACTTCTCTTCAGGAAGTAAGGACAAATCTGTAAAACCTGTAacaaatctgtttattttgatGCTTATTCACCCCTTAGAATTCTGGCCTTCTCTCCTTCTATCATTACCTCAATCGAAGTTTATATAGATGGAGTTTACCTGGGGAATGCACATCAGGTATCTGGGCCTCTCTATGTACTGAAGTGGAGCCCGCAGAACTACAGTGAAGGTTTCCATCACATAGATGTGACTGTCCAGGTAAGCTGTTGGCATTCTTTGTATTGAATTTTTTATGTTGTCATGTCTGCTCCTTCACCCTTCTGCATCACATAACTAGGGATGAAATACATGATACAGACTTCCTTTCAGGTTTGTCTGATTACAAAAATGAAAGgatttattaaatgaaaaaacactGCTGAGCACAAAGACATATATAAAGCATATGGACAAAAGAAAGAATTCTTACTTTTCATCAGAAATATAGTAAGACATGATAGAAAAGCAAGTAATTGgtcaaaaataaattattttgggtAACAGGCAAAATTAACTTTTAAGGTTgtcttagaaaaagaaacaattgaGCTCGATCAAGGAAAATAAGAAGTAGCTTCATGTTAGTTCAGAAGGCTAAGGAGCTGGATCTGTAAGATTGGAACGCTGTCTTTGATTATCTGTTTGAGTTTCTTTTCATTACTTCTTACAGGCTGACACCCAATACAGCTTCTGTTTCCTTGAACATCAAGTTTAGCTGATATTAGATTACTGGGTGCAAAATAGGTTTTTTCAGTGAATGCTTTTGTTCTCagtactgtattttatttttgtacctTCAAGTGGTCTTGAAGAACTTGGTCAGACTGTTCTAATGTTCTGTACATTTGCACAATAGCAATGGGAAAGTCAGCTTTGCCCTGGTTGGTGGACCCCAGCTTGGTATTACTTCTCACAGGAAAGCAAACGTTTTCTTCCTAATGGCCTTTCTGCCGTGTCAGTGTTCCACCTCCCAGCTTGTTACTGATCTCTGTGATGCTTTACCTGCAAAAGTTACATTTTATAAGTGATTTATTTCCTGGggtcttttgggtttttttcatgatGATGAAAACAGGCACAAAACTGAGTAACATTTGAAGAGGGTTATACAGGCCTGCATAGCAACAGTTGCTTGCAAATACATAGTTGTTGTCAGGTAACTGaatgggatttaaaaaaaattaatttcctttcccctccagtTATAAATCACTATTACATCTAGTAACCAGATAGTTTGTGGAAAGCAAACAGGATGAGACATTAACTTGAATTAGGTACCTAGAGAAAATATGACTACTTAATTGTACATTGTTTCTTGGATTGTCCAAATATTGTTTCAGTTATAATCACACTAAATACACTGAATCCTCTACTATAAACCTTTAATTAGGTACTGAAAGATAAGGTGTTGTATTGGTTTgtatggcaaggttttggtagcagaggGGCTACAGGAGTGGCTTCTGTAAGAAGCTACCAGAAGCTTCCCCTATGTGCAATAGTGCCagtgccagccagctccaagatggactGCCACTGGCCAAGGCCATCAGCAATGCTGGAAGTGCCTCTATGACaatgtatttaagaaggggGGAAAGTTACTGCacaacagcagtgctgctggctgctgggtggggaggagggagagaatcTGGCAGTAAAGTTAAGcctgggaagaaaggaggagtAGTGGGAGGATGGttttaagatttgttttcatttctcatgATCCTACTCTGGTTGGATTGATAATAACTTAAACTGATTTCCACAAGGTGAGTCTGATTTGCCTGTGATGGTAATTGACGAGTGATCTGTCCCTGTCCTTTTCTCAACCCAAAAGCATTTTATGGTACTTTCTCTCCCCTGTCTAGCTGAGGAGGTGAGTGATAGAGCATCTTTGGTGGGCATGTGGCATCCAACTAtggtcaacccaccacagctGTCAGTGTTACACATGCAGAAATATCAAACTGTTGAATAAAGGTAGCACTGTTATTGTTTATCAATATCAGTTTCTAGCAAATATGCCAAAAAATTAgaacaaagcttttaaaatagtttaagaTGGGCTATTATCTAGAATTGAGCTTTCAGAAAACCAGTGGTGGTGGTGCCAATAAATAGTTACTGTCTTCCACAAGTTACTGAATCTCTGAGAGGTTCTTATTCATATGTAGCACTTTGAGATTATGATCTTATGGTCATGAGTTTACTTGGAGCTACAAAACTGACAGTAAGTAATCCTTTGTAGGTAGAACTATTTAATATAGCAGTATGCCTGACATGCATGTGTCAATTGGATCTTCCCAGAAAATCTGCAATGATAATTAGCAGCTCTAATAGGATAGTTTGTGCCCTACTGGTCTCTAATTGCTC of the Melopsittacus undulatus isolate bMelUnd1 chromosome 4, bMelUnd1.mat.Z, whole genome shotgun sequence genome contains:
- the TMEM62 gene encoding transmembrane protein 62 isoform X2, whose product is MENLPLNPEEIKGHGKNQVDRHQRESWKYSAWHKDGSFHYIHTTPFGNYSFICVDATLSPGPKRPYNFFGILNTNQMKELSLMATQSLRSNHTVWFGHFPTSTIISPAPGIRALMSSATAYLCGHLHTLGGLMPVLHSQHRGGTLELELGDWMDNRRYRILAFDHDLLSFADLTFEEWPVVLITNPKSFLYSSAAHEPLDKILYSTHIRILAFSPSIITSIEVYIDGVYLGNAHQVSGPLYVLKWSPQNYSEGFHHIDVTVQDASGRISTRSHIFAMEETLSLRFDFWPSVILLTDHYVLARVLFGLIVLIQITLLVIFRCLQKPALKEKPGLLTLTSYSLHVFSKINTLYYSILVLNLYTILGPWFVGELIDGHMGACFSFGVFVGGSFLQGSLTFVVGILQMLFFNLPLMAYLCWCLLLRCQGHSFCSHIRQARHIMAVLVHLAMTLLLAWQVYSCYFLQRTYGMLAFFLSPMRTWLVVLTSALIYKTWTLKSSELRTYIAEMKNCQSS
- the TMEM62 gene encoding transmembrane protein 62 isoform X1 — translated: MEKTKWIDIKGNHDSFNIPHLNSIRNYYRKYSAWHKDGSFHYIHTTPFGNYSFICVDATLSPGPKRPYNFFGILNTNQMKELSLMATQSLRSNHTVWFGHFPTSTIISPAPGIRALMSSATAYLCGHLHTLGGLMPVLHSQHRGGTLELELGDWMDNRRYRILAFDHDLLSFADLTFEEWPVVLITNPKSFLYSSAAHEPLDKILYSTHIRILAFSPSIITSIEVYIDGVYLGNAHQVSGPLYVLKWSPQNYSEGFHHIDVTVQDASGRISTRSHIFAMEETLSLRFDFWPSVILLTDHYVLARVLFGLIVLIQITLLVIFRCLQKPALKEKPGLLTLTSYSLHVFSKINTLYYSILVLNLYTILGPWFVGELIDGHMGACFSFGVFVGGSFLQGSLTFVVGILQMLFFNLPLMAYLCWCLLLRCQGHSFCSHIRQARHIMAVLVHLAMTLLLAWQVYSCYFLQRTYGMLAFFLSPMRTWLVVLTSALIYKTWTLKSSELRTYIAEMKNCQSS